In the Cylindrospermopsis raciborskii Cr2010 genome, CAGTACTGTAAATGGCAATAACAGTCAAAATTCCGTTCAACAATAGTAAAGGTAAGGATAAACCATCCACACCCAAACGATAGTTTAACCCTAACACATCTATCCAAATCAGGGATTCGGTAAATTGTACATTTCCCTGGTTAGGGTCAAACCTAATTGTTAACAAAACAGTCCACAAAAAAATCATCCCAGCAATGGCCAAAGAGATTTGACGGGCAGTTTTTCCACTTATCGATGTTGGATAAAAACCAATCACAGCTGCACCAATTAGAGGTAGCAAAATTAGGGTACTTAACATCATTAGTTCATTATTGCTAATTTGGCATTTAGGCGGTTATTCACTACGACTAGAAGGGTAACCTATTTAGTAAACCTAAGTAACCACTAATCAAGAAACCAAGTAGACTGATCACCACCAGAATCGTTAACATATAACCCTGAGACTGACCAGAAACACTATATTTTAGGCTTTGTCCACCAAACATAGCTGCAAATCCCACCAGGTTAACCAGACCATCTACTAAATAGCGATCGCACCAGGAGGATATTTTAGATAAGAGTGCTACCACACCGACTATGGTTAACCGATATATCTTATCAATGTAAAAATCGTATCCTAGGAAATCTTGAACAAATCTCCATGCCAAAATCCTTGATCTCGACCAACCCTTGTGTAGATGTATGGTAGAGCCGATTACCACCCCCAAGACAGTGGAACCTACTAATGCCACAGCTATGTACCAATCAACATCTTCCCAGTCAGGAAGTAAGTACCATTGCTGAAGCATGACCGGCAATATTAGGGTTACAATTGTTAGGGTAACCATGGGGAGAGCCATGGGCCAACCCACTTCCGGGGCGCGACGGGTTTTTTGTTGGGGTTGTCCCCAAAAGATCAGACGAAAAACCCTAGTTAAATTTAGGGCGGTTAGGCCATTGACTAAAATTAACACTACAATCACCCAGGGACTAATCTTCACTAAACCATCAGCCCACGCTAACATGGCCCAAAAACTTCCCAGGGGTAATAAGGTGACCATTCCCGCTGCACCCACTAAAAAAGCCGTTGTTGTTGCTGGCATCTTTGTCCACAAACCACCCATTTCCGTCAGATCTTGAGTTTGGGTGGTATATATAACAGAACCAGAACTCATAAATAATAGAGCCTTGGCCATCGCATGGGTTAACAACAGCATCAGAGCCACACCTCCCTGCTCCATTCCCACCGCCAAAAACACTAATCCCATGTAGGCACTTGTAGAATGAGATAGGGCGCGTTTAATATCAATTTGAGCTATTGAAACTAAAGTTGCTCCCACTGCTGTAACAGTACCCATAATGATCAAGGCATTCAAAGCCACGGGCGATAGGCTGAGGATTGGTTGAATTTTATATAGAACATAGGCCCCACCAGCGACCACCAGAGAGTTGCGCATGACAGAGGCTGGGTTTGGGCCTTCCATAGCCTCATCCAACCACAAATGGAGGGGGAATTGGGCGCACTTACCAGCAGGTCCAGCAATTAGGGCTATACCCAGCAAGGTAGAGGTCAGAGGGTTTAAATTTGCCCCTTGTACCCACTCATAAAGGTCCAAAAAGTTGAGGCTATTAGCTTTAGTGGAAAGTATAACCACAGCCATAAGTAGTAATAAATCCCCCACTCGTTTAGTTAAAAAAGCATCTCTCGCTGCTGTTACCACTAGAGGTTGGGCATACCAAAAACCCACCAGTAGATAGGTAGAAAGAGTAAGAACCTCTAAGAGAGCATAACTAAGAAATAAAGAATCACTTACAGCTAATCCACTCAAAGCTGCTTCAAAAAATCCCAAGAGAGCAAAAAAGCGTGCTAGAGACCAGTCTTTTTCCATATAACCTAGAGCATAGGTTTGAGCTAATAGACCTAATCCGCTAATTAACACTAATGCTCCCACACTCACCTGGGATAATTCTAAAGCAAAATTCAACTGAAAATCGCCGAACTCAAACCAGTTAATTACTAAGCTTTGTGAATCCGTACCCCCCAAATTTTTAAATACAAGCAGACTATGGAAAAAAGCCAATATAGTCATTAACAAGTTCAGATAAGCAGCAGGTCTAGGACCCGTACTTTTAACTATTCCCACACACCAGGGTAGGCTGAGAATTGCCCCCAATAGGCTATAAAACGGCACAAACCAACTTGTGAATAATAAGACCTCATTCATCTAAATCATCGGACTCCAATTTTTCTTTCTTAAACAGGCTTAAAACAAATCTCGGTTTAGAGTAAGTCAACCTGACCACAATCAAGTTTTTTTAATATTTTTTTCATCTTTCTTCCCTATTGTTTATACAGTTACCACAATTTGCCATGTCAATCCTAGTACCTGGGAAATTTTTCCGTGAGGATAACTTAGATTATACGCGCCCTTATCAAGTCACTATAGATGTGAATATATTTATTACGGTTTATAGTATTTTGGGCAGTTAAATTTTGTTAAGTTTTCTAAAACTATTTTATCACAAACTATTATAGTAATTT is a window encoding:
- a CDS encoding NAD(P)H-quinone oxidoreductase subunit F — protein: MNEVLLFTSWFVPFYSLLGAILSLPWCVGIVKSTGPRPAAYLNLLMTILAFFHSLLVFKNLGGTDSQSLVINWFEFGDFQLNFALELSQVSVGALVLISGLGLLAQTYALGYMEKDWSLARFFALLGFFEAALSGLAVSDSLFLSYALLEVLTLSTYLLVGFWYAQPLVVTAARDAFLTKRVGDLLLLMAVVILSTKANSLNFLDLYEWVQGANLNPLTSTLLGIALIAGPAGKCAQFPLHLWLDEAMEGPNPASVMRNSLVVAGGAYVLYKIQPILSLSPVALNALIIMGTVTAVGATLVSIAQIDIKRALSHSTSAYMGLVFLAVGMEQGGVALMLLLTHAMAKALLFMSSGSVIYTTQTQDLTEMGGLWTKMPATTTAFLVGAAGMVTLLPLGSFWAMLAWADGLVKISPWVIVVLILVNGLTALNLTRVFRLIFWGQPQQKTRRAPEVGWPMALPMVTLTIVTLILPVMLQQWYLLPDWEDVDWYIAVALVGSTVLGVVIGSTIHLHKGWSRSRILAWRFVQDFLGYDFYIDKIYRLTIVGVVALLSKISSWCDRYLVDGLVNLVGFAAMFGGQSLKYSVSGQSQGYMLTILVVISLLGFLISGYLGLLNRLPF